A single Pseudomonas sp. MM223 DNA region contains:
- the pilQ gene encoding Type IV pilus biogenesis and competence protein PilQ (*Name pilQ) has translation MLQVLADYAGVNLVASDDVQGNVTLRLQDVPWDQALDLVLRSKGLARQQEGNVLLVAPATAFASQTLEAQVGLLPEAQMQPLHRELIPVHHAKAGELVELLLTTLADDGALTARGSLGVDERTNTLVAHQPAVRLAELRQLVAQLDVPVRQVAIEARIVEANVDYEKSLGVRWGGPLYGENLRPGKELFIDLGVERAGSSVGLGLLRGDVLLDLELSAMEKSGNGEIISQPKVVTADKETARILKGTEVPYQETSQSGATSVAFREASLSLEVTPQITPDNKVIMAVRVTKDEPDYVNALNNVPPIRKNEVNAKVRVADGETIVIGGVYSTSQNNVVDKVPFLGDLPYVGRLFRRDALQEKKSGLLVFLTPRIMSDQAIAVSR, from the coding sequence GTGCTGCAAGTGCTGGCCGATTATGCGGGCGTCAACCTGGTTGCCAGCGATGACGTGCAGGGCAACGTGACCTTGCGTTTGCAGGACGTGCCCTGGGACCAGGCCCTTGACCTGGTGCTGCGCAGCAAAGGCCTGGCCCGGCAGCAGGAGGGCAATGTGCTGCTGGTGGCGCCTGCAACAGCGTTTGCCTCGCAAACGCTCGAAGCCCAGGTGGGCCTGCTGCCAGAAGCGCAGATGCAGCCGTTACACCGTGAATTGATACCCGTCCACCATGCCAAGGCCGGCGAGCTGGTTGAGTTGTTGCTGACCACCTTGGCGGATGACGGCGCGCTGACTGCTCGTGGCAGCCTGGGTGTCGATGAGCGCACCAACACCCTGGTGGCGCACCAGCCTGCCGTGCGTCTGGCCGAATTGCGACAACTGGTTGCTCAGCTGGATGTACCGGTGCGCCAGGTGGCGATCGAGGCACGTATTGTCGAGGCCAACGTCGATTACGAGAAAAGCCTGGGCGTGCGCTGGGGCGGGCCGCTGTATGGTGAGAACCTGCGGCCGGGCAAGGAGCTGTTCATCGACCTCGGCGTGGAGCGGGCGGGCAGCAGCGTCGGCCTGGGCCTGCTGCGCGGCGATGTGCTGCTCGACCTGGAGCTCAGTGCCATGGAAAAAAGCGGCAACGGCGAGATCATCTCCCAGCCCAAGGTGGTCACGGCCGACAAGGAAACTGCCAGGATTCTCAAAGGCACCGAGGTGCCCTACCAGGAAACCAGCCAGAGCGGTGCCACCTCCGTGGCCTTCCGCGAAGCCTCGCTGTCGCTGGAGGTGACCCCGCAAATTACACCGGATAACAAGGTGATCATGGCCGTCAGGGTGACCAAGGACGAGCCGGATTACGTCAATGCCTTGAACAACGTACCGCCGATCCGCAAGAACGAGGTCAATGCCAAGGTGCGCGTGGCGGACGGCGAAACGATCGTGATCGGTGGCGTGTACTCGACTTCGCAAAACAATGTGGTCGACAAGGTGCCATTTTTAGGCGATCTACCGTATGTTGGGCGGCTGTTTCGACGCGATGCATTACAAGAGAAAAAATCCGGGCTGCTGGTCTTCCTGACTCCGCGTATCATGAGTGACCAGGCGATTGCTGTGAGTCGTTGA